In Aestuariibaculum lutulentum, one DNA window encodes the following:
- a CDS encoding TonB-dependent receptor domain-containing protein: MKKKLLMSFLGFFSVFITFAQQTIITGSVKDGVSFNPIPDVTISVEKTILSAQTDAKGKFVFSGNVPLGEQMLNVSKPGYITKRFPIVVNENRTVDLSDITLDVDMTTSEGLFTITLSDDELNDDTSGADNISGLLMSSLDVFQRTAAFEFSSSFFRVRGLDSDNGSVLINGVEMNKMYNGRPQWSNWGGLNDVVRNQELTTGLTPSAYNFGGVLGTTNINTRATNYRPGGQLTYSSSNRSYTNRLMASYSTGLMDGGWAMTVMLSRRWGNEGYQDATLYDSNSLFASIEKVINDKHSINFTSIYAPNRRGKSAPNTQEVFDLKGIKYNEYWGWQEGEKRNSRIKEVEEPILMLNHYWDISSKTTLNTNIGYQFGKTGNSRLDYGGTRLNDDGFPVGGGSNPSPAYYQKLPSFWLGLDDGPNYTNAYLAEQEFLNDGQIDWNSLYQTNLENIGNYSTYALYEDRNDDKQWTFNSILNSELNENIVLNASVNYKKLKSENFAEIIDLLGGNGFLNVDSFDGFQFDLQNPNRIAIEGEKFKYNYNLYANVLSGYAQAQFKYNKIDFYVAGSISKTDYQREGLYDNEANTGISLGKGEKLDFIGIGAKGGFTYKFTGKHLFDANAGYITRAPSLRNTFSNARVNNNIVPDITEEKITSFDASYIFRSPTIKARVTGFYIKTEDANEISFYYADGVTGFSDSSEFVSEILQGIDKKHLGVETGIEAQVTPTIKLKGAASIGQYTYDNNPNLILTADAATAPQGPASMKDYKVAGGPQGAYSVGFEYRDPDYWWFGATANFFTNTYLDISPITRTANFYTDPVDGMPFNDYDEATARELLKQEQFDDYLVVNLIGGKSWKIDDYYVGFFASIGNVLDKEYKTGGFEQGRAANYRELRDDVSNSTRVFGPKYWYGRGANYFLNLYFRF; this comes from the coding sequence ATGAAAAAAAAACTACTCATGTCTTTTCTCGGGTTTTTTTCAGTTTTCATCACTTTTGCACAACAAACCATTATTACCGGTAGTGTTAAAGATGGTGTTTCCTTTAATCCTATACCCGATGTAACCATTTCAGTTGAGAAAACAATTTTATCGGCACAAACTGATGCTAAAGGAAAATTTGTTTTTTCGGGTAATGTTCCGCTTGGGGAACAAATGTTAAACGTATCGAAACCCGGATACATCACCAAGAGATTTCCCATTGTTGTAAATGAAAACAGAACGGTCGATCTTTCAGATATCACTCTGGATGTTGACATGACCACTTCCGAAGGGTTATTTACCATTACCTTGTCTGATGACGAATTAAATGATGATACCAGCGGTGCTGATAATATTTCGGGACTGTTAATGTCGTCGTTAGATGTGTTTCAGCGTACGGCAGCTTTTGAATTTAGTTCTTCCTTTTTTAGAGTTCGGGGCTTGGATTCCGATAATGGTTCGGTATTGATTAACGGTGTCGAAATGAATAAAATGTATAACGGAAGGCCGCAATGGAGTAACTGGGGTGGACTAAATGATGTTGTTAGAAATCAGGAATTAACCACAGGTTTAACACCTTCGGCCTATAATTTTGGAGGTGTTTTGGGAACAACAAATATTAATACCAGAGCCACAAATTACAGACCAGGAGGGCAATTAACATATTCGTCATCTAATCGAAGTTATACCAACAGATTGATGGCAAGCTATTCAACTGGCTTAATGGATGGCGGTTGGGCTATGACGGTGATGCTGTCAAGACGCTGGGGTAACGAAGGCTATCAGGATGCTACGTTGTACGATTCTAATTCGCTTTTTGCCTCTATCGAGAAGGTTATTAACGATAAGCACAGTATTAACTTTACATCGATTTATGCGCCAAACCGACGTGGAAAATCGGCACCGAACACCCAGGAGGTTTTCGATTTAAAAGGTATAAAGTACAATGAATACTGGGGCTGGCAAGAAGGAGAAAAACGGAACTCGCGTATTAAAGAAGTAGAAGAGCCTATTTTAATGTTGAATCATTACTGGGATATTTCAAGTAAAACCACGTTAAATACAAATATTGGTTATCAGTTTGGAAAAACTGGAAACAGCCGACTAGATTATGGAGGAACACGTCTTAATGATGATGGTTTTCCTGTTGGAGGAGGCTCTAACCCGAGTCCGGCATATTACCAAAAATTACCAAGTTTTTGGTTAGGATTAGATGATGGACCAAATTATACAAATGCTTATCTCGCTGAACAGGAATTTTTAAACGATGGCCAGATTGACTGGAACAGTTTGTACCAAACCAATTTAGAAAATATCGGGAATTATTCAACTTACGCGCTATACGAAGACCGAAACGATGATAAGCAATGGACATTCAATTCCATTCTAAATTCAGAATTAAATGAAAACATTGTATTAAATGCTTCAGTAAATTATAAGAAACTAAAATCTGAGAACTTTGCTGAAATTATCGATTTATTAGGAGGAAATGGCTTTTTAAATGTCGATTCTTTTGATGGTTTCCAGTTTGATTTACAAAACCCGAACCGTATAGCTATTGAAGGCGAAAAGTTTAAATACAACTATAATCTTTATGCAAATGTGTTATCGGGGTATGCTCAGGCACAGTTTAAATACAATAAAATCGATTTTTATGTAGCGGGAAGCATTTCAAAAACCGATTATCAACGGGAGGGGTTGTATGATAACGAAGCCAATACAGGTATTTCTTTAGGAAAAGGAGAAAAATTAGACTTTATTGGAATAGGAGCTAAAGGTGGATTTACTTATAAATTTACCGGAAAGCATTTGTTTGATGCCAATGCGGGTTATATTACTCGTGCACCATCCTTACGAAACACGTTTTCCAATGCTCGGGTTAATAATAACATTGTGCCTGATATTACGGAAGAAAAGATCACCTCCTTCGATGCGAGTTATATTTTCCGTTCCCCAACGATTAAAGCACGGGTTACCGGATTCTATATTAAAACAGAAGATGCCAACGAAATCTCGTTTTATTATGCCGATGGGGTAACTGGATTTTCTGATAGCTCGGAGTTTGTGAGTGAAATTCTTCAGGGGATTGATAAAAAACATTTAGGAGTTGAAACCGGTATTGAAGCTCAGGTAACACCAACGATTAAATTAAAAGGTGCGGCTTCTATCGGGCAATATACTTACGATAATAACCCTAATTTAATTTTAACAGCCGATGCCGCCACAGCGCCTCAGGGGCCAGCAAGTATGAAAGATTACAAAGTGGCAGGTGGTCCGCAAGGAGCGTATTCTGTTGGGTTTGAATATCGCGATCCGGATTACTGGTGGTTTGGTGCAACTGCAAATTTCTTTACGAATACATATTTGGATATTAGTCCAATAACAAGAACAGCAAACTTTTACACAGATCCGGTAGATGGTATGCCGTTTAACGATTACGATGAAGCTACAGCAAGAGAATTGTTAAAACAAGAACAGTTTGATGACTATTTGGTAGTAAACCTTATAGGGGGTAAATCTTGGAAAATAGACGATTATTATGTTGGGTTCTTTGCTAGTATTGGTAACGTGCTGGATAAAGAATATAAAACAGGTGGTTTTGAACAGGGACGTGCAGCGAATTACAGAGAGTTAAGAGATGATGTTAGTAACTCTACTCGAGTATTCGGACCAAAATACTGGTATGGGCGTGGTGCAAATTATTTCCTTAATCTTTATTTCAGATTTTAA
- a CDS encoding endonuclease/exonuclease/phosphatase family protein — MNKLILLTFTSILVATSLSFAQSKKNFKVHTIAFYNLENLFDTINDPNKFDEASPMMELKTNRSEVYKKKVRNMAKVIADIGNEVTHNSPAIIGVSEVENREVLEDLVNDSLLIDKDYGIVHYHSPDARGIDVALLYQKKLFTPTASTSNELKIYDDQNGKRVYTRDQLVVSGKLEDDPISIIVNHWPSRSGGEARSRPKRVAAAKLTKHLVDSLQVIDPYAKVFIMGDLNDDPTNASVKDVLKAEKDRDKVKLKGIYNPYETYFKEGLGTTAYRDAWSLFDQIMMTKPLLDKDYSSFRLYKAGIFNKNYLIGNKGQYKGYPLRSFANGGFTDGYSDHFPVYVYVIKEVD, encoded by the coding sequence ATGAACAAACTTATACTCTTAACTTTCACTTCCATTTTAGTGGCAACAAGCCTAAGTTTTGCACAGTCTAAAAAAAACTTTAAAGTCCATACCATAGCATTTTATAACCTCGAAAATTTGTTTGACACCATAAATGATCCGAATAAATTTGACGAAGCCAGCCCGATGATGGAATTAAAAACGAATCGTTCTGAGGTTTATAAGAAAAAAGTGAGAAATATGGCGAAGGTTATTGCCGATATTGGTAATGAAGTTACTCATAATTCTCCAGCAATTATTGGAGTTTCAGAAGTTGAAAATCGTGAGGTTCTTGAAGATTTAGTTAACGATTCCTTACTAATAGACAAAGATTACGGTATTGTTCATTACCATTCGCCTGATGCCAGAGGTATTGATGTGGCTTTATTATATCAAAAAAAGTTATTTACACCAACAGCATCAACCAGTAACGAATTAAAAATCTACGACGATCAAAATGGAAAACGCGTTTATACTCGAGATCAATTAGTTGTTAGCGGAAAATTAGAAGACGACCCTATTAGCATTATTGTAAATCACTGGCCATCGCGAAGCGGTGGTGAAGCACGAAGCAGACCTAAACGTGTGGCAGCGGCAAAACTAACTAAGCATTTGGTAGACTCCCTACAAGTTATTGACCCTTATGCCAAAGTATTTATTATGGGCGATTTAAACGACGACCCTACCAATGCCAGTGTAAAAGATGTTTTAAAAGCTGAAAAAGACCGCGACAAAGTAAAACTAAAAGGCATCTATAATCCTTATGAAACCTATTTTAAAGAAGGTTTAGGAACTACAGCTTATCGTGATGCCTGGAGTTTATTTGACCAGATCATGATGACCAAACCGTTATTAGATAAAGATTATTCTTCTTTTCGATTGTATAAAGCCGGCATTTTCAACAAAAACTATTTAATAGGTAATAAGGGGCAGTACAAAGGATATCCCTTACGCAGTTTTGCCAATGGTGGATTTACCGATGGTTATAGCGACCATTTTCCTGTATATGTTTATGTGATAAAAGAAGTGGATTAA
- a CDS encoding choice-of-anchor J domain-containing protein — protein MKKIYYLYTILLGAIMVGCNPMEDIHNEAKSGETGVVEEVSITLTDDDYDELDLAYGSFNSEDEAKELLPGYLGELYPYLSDGSSITVAYMLYVGAAEGVSDLTGSDIYELSKTDYASAGSDAFGFYPNVDATSMIPDILDAQIASPEEGQIVLAKYDQYLTTPEVGLADVVAYDFAGSLEGWTPAEGVGNYEVWTSNSSYVQGNAYGSAEDNTEWLVSPSIDLSGESDLKFQIAHAIKYASDLSLLQILVSTDYSGDVATATWNEISLATAAGVDDYTALSEDYDFSAYDGQTVNIAFKYSSLGTDVGRWRISGLAIKTLGVTGDANSKGEYFMYTSGAWELMEGVYYLSSEDFDSMGEGSGQPGQYNNFGSSIPPNNYLPTFMSLKFPYGQEDEEKFVIYDYYSSSSGAQRRGNLYTVIDGIWTGAESTIETTLQFGLEDGVWVPDNTIRYTLVPSDYDLIVESLSSKYSAATTSMDNYGNFERRPGNAAEWTDAMIAEAMDYVLNELDPSAEEGQKYLVTFDIYNGSSGTESLLVIKTDGVWQLPTE, from the coding sequence ATGAAAAAGATATATTATTTATACACGATATTGTTAGGAGCAATCATGGTTGGTTGTAATCCTATGGAAGATATTCATAATGAAGCTAAATCGGGAGAAACCGGTGTGGTTGAAGAAGTGTCAATTACTTTAACGGACGATGATTATGACGAGTTGGATTTAGCCTACGGAAGTTTCAATTCCGAAGATGAAGCTAAAGAGTTGTTACCAGGCTATTTAGGTGAGCTTTATCCGTATTTATCAGATGGATCTTCAATTACCGTTGCCTATATGCTTTATGTAGGAGCTGCAGAAGGGGTAAGCGATTTGACAGGTTCAGATATTTATGAGTTGTCAAAAACAGATTATGCATCTGCAGGAAGTGATGCTTTTGGGTTTTACCCGAATGTTGATGCAACATCTATGATTCCGGATATTTTAGATGCTCAAATTGCAAGTCCTGAAGAAGGGCAAATAGTTTTAGCAAAATACGACCAATATTTAACCACACCGGAAGTAGGATTAGCCGATGTTGTGGCTTACGATTTTGCCGGAAGCCTTGAGGGGTGGACGCCTGCAGAAGGAGTCGGAAATTATGAAGTTTGGACATCTAATTCCAGTTATGTACAAGGAAATGCTTATGGCAGTGCCGAAGATAATACAGAATGGTTGGTGTCTCCATCTATCGATTTATCAGGAGAAAGCGATTTAAAATTCCAAATTGCACATGCTATAAAATATGCAAGCGATTTATCATTACTTCAAATTTTAGTTTCTACCGATTATTCAGGTGATGTAGCTACGGCGACATGGAATGAAATAAGTTTGGCAACGGCAGCAGGGGTTGACGATTATACAGCCTTATCTGAAGATTACGATTTTTCAGCTTATGACGGACAAACTGTAAATATTGCATTTAAATATTCATCTTTAGGTACAGATGTTGGACGTTGGAGAATATCTGGTTTAGCAATTAAAACCTTAGGTGTTACTGGCGATGCAAACTCTAAAGGAGAGTATTTTATGTATACCAGTGGTGCATGGGAGCTTATGGAAGGTGTTTATTATTTAAGTTCTGAAGATTTCGATTCTATGGGAGAAGGCTCTGGTCAGCCGGGTCAGTATAACAATTTTGGAAGTTCTATTCCTCCAAACAATTATTTACCAACTTTTATGAGCTTAAAGTTTCCTTATGGTCAAGAGGATGAAGAGAAGTTTGTAATTTATGATTATTATTCAAGCTCTAGCGGTGCTCAAAGACGCGGTAACTTATACACAGTAATTGATGGTATTTGGACCGGTGCTGAATCTACTATTGAAACAACATTACAGTTTGGTCTAGAAGACGGTGTTTGGGTTCCAGATAATACTATTCGTTACACATTGGTTCCTTCAGATTATGATTTAATCGTGGAATCATTAAGCAGTAAATATTCAGCAGCGACAACAAGTATGGATAATTATGGAAACTTTGAAAGACGTCCTGGAAATGCTGCAGAATGGACTGATGCTATGATTGCTGAAGCTATGGATTATGTGCTGAATGAATTAGATCCATCGGCGGAGGAAGGTCAAAAATATCTTGTAACTTTTGATATTTATAACGGATCCAGCGGAACTGAAAGCCTGTTGGTTATTAAGACAGATGGTGTTTGGCAACTTCCAACAGAATAA
- a CDS encoding TonB-dependent receptor: MKKTTQFIMLAVALLFTSVILAQTTIKGVVVEAGINMPLPGANVIEKGTTNGVVTDFDGNFTLETESSSGEILITYVGYTTKTIAFSKGGDLGTISMESSQVGLQEIQIIASVAVDRKTPVAVSTIKSEEISLKLSTQEFPEILKATPGVYATRAGGGYGDGRINLRGFDSENVAVMINGVPVNDMENGAVYWSNWAGLGDVTSSMQVQRGLGASKVAVSSVGGTINIITKSTDAEQGGNVYSSIGNNGYLKYGMTYSTGLTEKGFAATVSASKISGDGYVDGTEFSGYNYFVSLAQQLNEQHRLTFTAFGAQQTHGQRYNRSTIAELLDTDSGPKKANKDWGYKNGEVYHQSFNFYHKPQISLNHLWEINENSALSTALYASFGSGGGRRDEGSKIGSSEYRIGGSGLQPIDFDRVIEENIANGAAGSTDIISSSRNSHEWYGLLSTYKNKINDQLTISGGLDGRYYIGSHWYEVDDLLGGQFFLDNETDTFAYGKPLRVGDKYNKDYDGVVLRTGLFGQAEYQLTDALNFFVAADISNSSYKQKEFMNSELTGSRSSDYVDFLGFGVKGGGNYNLDINNNVFVNIGYFSKAPFLDNVFLDEDGNVPNADAVNEKVFSAELGYGYRSEKLSANVNIYYTKWLDKAYSGSLQGANDELYFYNLLGIDALHQGIEVDLRYKLTDKLSFTGMASLGDWKWKSNTSAQVQDQGGTVIDEVVVIADGIKVGDAAQTTFALGAKYKLAPKSSIYADYNFAGDNYASYDVTNRSSADLPDVWKLPDFGLFDLGLTHAFDMGGFEAVLNGKINNVFNTEYISDANDVDGTASTALVYYGAGRTYSVGLKLNF, encoded by the coding sequence ATGAAAAAAACCACTCAGTTTATAATGCTCGCGGTGGCATTATTATTTACTTCAGTTATTTTGGCACAAACTACAATTAAAGGGGTAGTTGTAGAAGCTGGAATAAACATGCCTCTTCCAGGCGCTAATGTTATAGAAAAGGGGACAACCAACGGAGTTGTGACAGATTTCGATGGAAACTTTACATTAGAAACGGAATCAAGTTCAGGAGAAATTTTAATCACTTATGTGGGGTATACTACAAAAACGATAGCTTTCTCTAAAGGCGGAGATTTAGGCACCATATCTATGGAGTCTAGTCAGGTAGGTTTACAGGAAATTCAAATTATAGCATCTGTAGCTGTAGATAGAAAAACACCTGTGGCTGTGTCTACAATTAAATCGGAAGAGATTTCCTTAAAATTAAGTACTCAGGAGTTCCCTGAAATTTTAAAAGCTACGCCAGGTGTTTATGCAACTCGTGCCGGTGGTGGTTATGGTGATGGTAGAATTAATCTTCGTGGATTTGATTCGGAGAATGTCGCTGTAATGATTAATGGGGTTCCCGTTAATGATATGGAAAACGGAGCTGTATACTGGTCTAACTGGGCTGGTTTAGGAGATGTTACATCGTCTATGCAGGTTCAAAGAGGTTTAGGGGCATCGAAAGTTGCCGTATCTTCCGTTGGTGGTACAATTAATATCATTACTAAATCTACCGATGCAGAACAAGGTGGAAATGTATATTCAAGTATTGGTAATAATGGTTATTTAAAATACGGAATGACCTATTCAACTGGATTAACGGAAAAGGGTTTTGCAGCAACTGTTAGTGCTTCTAAAATTTCTGGTGATGGTTATGTTGATGGAACCGAGTTTTCGGGATATAACTATTTTGTGAGTTTAGCACAACAGTTAAATGAACAACACAGGTTAACATTTACTGCTTTTGGAGCACAGCAAACACATGGTCAGCGTTATAATCGTTCAACAATTGCAGAATTGTTAGATACCGATTCTGGACCTAAAAAGGCCAATAAAGACTGGGGTTATAAAAATGGAGAAGTATACCATCAATCATTTAACTTCTACCATAAGCCACAAATCTCTTTAAATCATTTATGGGAGATTAATGAGAATTCTGCTTTATCTACTGCTTTATACGCATCATTTGGATCAGGGGGTGGTCGTAGAGATGAAGGTTCTAAAATTGGATCTAGCGAATATCGTATTGGAGGTTCAGGCTTACAACCTATAGATTTCGATAGAGTTATTGAAGAAAATATAGCTAACGGAGCAGCTGGTTCTACAGATATTATTTCGTCTTCCAGAAACTCTCATGAATGGTATGGTTTATTGTCAACTTATAAAAATAAAATCAACGATCAGTTAACCATTTCAGGTGGTTTAGATGGACGTTATTATATAGGGTCTCATTGGTACGAAGTTGATGATTTATTAGGTGGACAATTCTTTTTAGATAATGAAACTGATACTTTTGCGTATGGAAAGCCATTACGCGTTGGTGATAAATACAATAAAGATTACGATGGTGTGGTATTGAGAACTGGACTTTTTGGACAGGCAGAATATCAATTAACAGATGCGTTAAATTTCTTCGTTGCTGCTGATATTTCTAACAGCAGTTATAAGCAAAAGGAATTTATGAACAGTGAACTTACAGGAAGTCGTTCTTCAGATTATGTAGACTTCTTAGGCTTTGGTGTAAAAGGTGGTGGTAACTACAATTTAGACATTAATAACAATGTATTCGTAAACATTGGTTACTTCTCAAAAGCCCCATTTTTAGATAATGTATTCTTAGATGAAGATGGTAATGTGCCTAATGCCGATGCAGTAAACGAAAAGGTATTTAGTGCTGAGTTGGGATATGGATACAGAAGTGAAAAGTTATCTGCTAATGTAAATATCTATTATACGAAATGGTTAGATAAGGCTTACAGTGGATCGCTTCAAGGCGCAAACGATGAATTATATTTTTACAATTTATTAGGTATCGATGCTTTACACCAAGGTATTGAGGTAGATTTAAGATATAAATTAACAGATAAATTATCATTTACAGGGATGGCTTCATTAGGAGACTGGAAATGGAAAAGTAATACATCTGCCCAGGTGCAAGATCAAGGTGGTACTGTTATAGATGAAGTTGTTGTAATTGCCGATGGTATTAAAGTGGGTGATGCAGCACAAACAACATTTGCTTTAGGTGCTAAATATAAACTTGCTCCTAAATCTTCAATCTATGCTGATTATAACTTTGCCGGAGATAACTATGCTTCATACGACGTTACAAACAGATCTAGTGCCGATTTACCAGACGTTTGGAAATTACCTGATTTTGGACTTTTCGACCTGGGTTTAACTCATGCTTTTGATATGGGTGGGTTTGAAGCCGTATTAAATGGTAAAATTAATAACGTGTTTAATACTGAATATATTTCTGATGCTAATGATGTTGATGGCACAGCATCTACTGCTCTAGTTTACTATGGTGCAGGAAGAACTTACAGTGTTGGTTTAAAACTTAATTTTTAA
- the pgi gene encoding glucose-6-phosphate isomerase, which translates to MALPNINPTETKSWKKLQDHFENINDVHMKDLFAQDDERANKFTIKWDDFYVDYSKNRITEETIKYLLELADEVKLKEAINSQFSGETINQTEGRAVLHMALRAPQSADFKVDGVNVMPEIYEVKKKIEKFTNDVVNGHLTGYTGKTFTDIVNIGIGGSDLGPAMVVDALQYYKNHLTTHFVSNVDGDHVNEVIKKLNPETTLFVIVSKTFTTQETLSNANTIKTWFLKSADETAIAQHFVAVSTNITNVKAFGIDENNIFPMWDWVGGRFSLWSAVGLSISLSIGYNNFENLLKGAHKMDEHFKNEDFSQNIPVILALISVWYNNFFKAESEAIIPYSQYLNQFATYLQQGIMESNGKSVDRNGNPIDYQTGTIIWGEPGTNAQHAFFQLIHQGTKLIPADFIGFTHSLHNNKDHQDKLISNFLAQTEALLNGKTKEEVLAEGTTGSLVPFKVFEGNKPTNTVFINKLSPESLGKLIAMYEHKIFVQGIIWNIFSYDQFGVELGKQLANKILHEFNNSADSKHDSSTQNLLNYYKGNS; encoded by the coding sequence ATGGCATTACCAAACATTAATCCAACCGAAACAAAGTCTTGGAAAAAACTTCAAGATCATTTTGAGAACATAAATGATGTGCACATGAAAGATTTGTTTGCTCAGGATGACGAGCGAGCAAATAAGTTCACTATTAAATGGGACGACTTTTATGTCGATTATTCTAAAAACCGAATAACCGAAGAGACTATAAAGTATTTGTTAGAGTTGGCCGATGAGGTAAAATTAAAAGAAGCCATAAACAGTCAGTTTTCAGGAGAAACCATCAATCAAACCGAAGGGCGTGCCGTATTGCACATGGCTCTTCGTGCGCCTCAGTCTGCCGATTTTAAGGTAGATGGTGTAAATGTGATGCCTGAAATTTATGAGGTAAAAAAGAAAATTGAAAAGTTTACTAACGATGTAGTAAACGGACACCTAACGGGGTATACCGGAAAAACGTTTACCGATATTGTTAATATTGGTATTGGGGGGTCAGATTTAGGTCCGGCAATGGTTGTAGATGCGCTTCAGTATTACAAAAATCATTTAACCACACATTTCGTGAGTAATGTGGATGGTGACCATGTAAATGAGGTGATTAAAAAACTGAATCCTGAGACTACTCTTTTTGTAATTGTATCTAAAACCTTTACAACACAGGAAACACTATCAAATGCTAATACCATAAAAACATGGTTTTTAAAATCAGCCGATGAAACGGCGATTGCTCAACATTTCGTTGCTGTATCCACTAATATTACGAATGTAAAAGCTTTCGGAATTGATGAAAATAATATTTTCCCGATGTGGGATTGGGTTGGTGGTCGTTTCTCGCTTTGGAGTGCGGTAGGTTTATCTATTAGTTTATCTATTGGTTATAATAATTTTGAAAACCTGCTGAAAGGTGCTCATAAAATGGATGAGCATTTTAAAAATGAAGATTTCAGCCAAAACATTCCGGTTATTTTAGCTTTAATAAGTGTGTGGTATAACAACTTTTTTAAAGCCGAAAGCGAAGCCATTATTCCGTATTCGCAATATCTAAATCAGTTTGCAACCTATTTGCAGCAAGGTATTATGGAAAGTAATGGTAAAAGTGTTGATAGAAATGGAAATCCGATTGACTACCAAACTGGAACGATTATCTGGGGAGAGCCAGGAACCAATGCGCAGCATGCCTTTTTTCAATTAATACACCAAGGAACTAAATTGATTCCTGCCGATTTTATTGGTTTTACTCATTCGTTACATAATAACAAGGATCACCAGGATAAATTAATTTCTAACTTTTTAGCACAAACCGAAGCTTTGTTAAACGGAAAGACTAAAGAAGAAGTTTTAGCCGAAGGAACTACCGGTAGTTTGGTGCCTTTTAAAGTGTTTGAAGGTAATAAGCCTACAAATACGGTGTTTATTAACAAGTTGTCACCAGAGAGTTTAGGAAAATTAATAGCCATGTACGAGCATAAGATATTTGTACAAGGTATTATCTGGAATATCTTTAGCTATGATCAATTTGGGGTAGAATTAGGTAAACAATTAGCTAATAAAATTTTACATGAATTTAACAATAGTGCGGATTCTAAACATGATTCCTCAACACAGAATTTGTTGAATTATTATAAAGGAAATTCGTAA
- a CDS encoding peptidoglycan DD-metalloendopeptidase family protein, whose amino-acid sequence MDRARKRKLGNRYLTIIPLLALGLVSCKDKEKPVVEQKEIAIVEPKEHIEFGFNFNDYVVKRDTVKSGESFGQILERNKIGYPQIFHIAETAKETYDIARYLQKGRPYTLLCSKDSLEIPEKFIYQPSVEEYIVVSFKDSIHAYKSKKPIKYVEKVYTGVINSNISQTLDDDGLSLVLAYKMSDIYAWTIDFTRLQKGDRFKVIYTDKYIDDTIYAGINRIKAAYFEHNSEPFYAFRFKTDSVKGLTDFYNEEAKTLRRAFLKAPVEFSRISSRYNLNRRIALYGNKVRPHKGTDFAAPIGTPIVATANGKVTKSSYTGGNGNYVKIRHNKVYETQYLHMQKRKVKPGDYVKQGDVIGWVGMTGNTSGPHVCYRFWKNGVQVDPFRQKLPEAEPIADSLKDKYLEFIKPIKYQLDNTNFKPQKLEEDELKQPEIRQATS is encoded by the coding sequence ATGGACAGAGCAAGAAAAAGAAAATTGGGGAACAGATATTTAACAATTATACCGCTATTGGCCTTAGGGTTGGTAAGCTGCAAAGACAAAGAAAAACCGGTAGTAGAGCAAAAAGAGATAGCTATAGTTGAACCAAAAGAACACATAGAGTTCGGATTTAACTTTAACGATTATGTAGTTAAACGCGATACAGTAAAATCGGGAGAGAGTTTTGGCCAGATTTTAGAACGTAATAAAATAGGATACCCTCAAATTTTTCATATCGCTGAAACAGCAAAGGAGACTTACGATATCGCAAGATATCTTCAAAAAGGGAGGCCTTATACGTTACTGTGTTCTAAAGATTCGTTAGAGATTCCTGAAAAGTTTATTTATCAGCCAAGTGTAGAGGAGTATATTGTAGTTAGTTTTAAAGATTCTATTCACGCCTACAAGAGTAAAAAGCCAATAAAGTATGTCGAAAAAGTCTACACAGGTGTTATTAATAGTAACATTTCGCAAACTTTAGATGACGATGGCTTAAGTTTGGTTTTAGCCTATAAAATGTCTGATATTTATGCATGGACTATCGATTTTACAAGACTTCAAAAAGGCGATCGTTTCAAAGTTATTTACACCGATAAGTATATCGATGATACCATTTATGCAGGTATTAATAGGATAAAGGCAGCTTATTTTGAGCATAATAGCGAACCTTTTTATGCTTTTAGATTTAAAACCGATAGCGTTAAAGGGTTAACCGATTTTTATAACGAAGAAGCAAAAACATTACGTCGTGCATTTTTAAAGGCACCGGTTGAGTTTAGCCGCATTTCTTCACGTTATAATTTAAACAGAAGAATCGCTTTGTATGGTAATAAAGTACGTCCGCATAAAGGAACCGATTTTGCTGCGCCAATAGGAACACCAATTGTAGCTACAGCAAATGGAAAGGTTACAAAATCAAGTTATACCGGCGGAAATGGTAATTATGTGAAGATTCGTCATAACAAGGTATACGAAACGCAGTATTTACATATGCAGAAACGTAAGGTAAAACCTGGTGATTATGTGAAACAGGGCGATGTTATTGGTTGGGTAGGTATGACCGGAAATACGTCGGGGCCTCATGTATGTTACCGTTTCTGGAAAAATGGTGTTCAGGTCGATCCGTTCAGACAAAAATTACCTGAAGCAGAACCTATTGCGGACAGTTTAAAAGACAAATATTTAGAGTTTATAAAACCAATAAAATATCAACTTGATAATACAAACTTTAAACCTCAAAAACTTGAGGAAGACGAACTAAAACAACCAGAAATCAGACAAGCAACTTCTTAA